A stretch of Solenopsis invicta isolate M01_SB chromosome 9, UNIL_Sinv_3.0, whole genome shotgun sequence DNA encodes these proteins:
- the LOC105207410 gene encoding telomere-associated protein RIF1 isoform X1, protein MATATAANSTFSKMLKALRENNNINEKREALTYFASQAKKLEASGAIKEERYKDICRLVVEAFWKHDGILEIEIEALIVNAFNAVVREFRSHSLHLFESLLQTDLRTRLKIFKLMELLDDTAISAVANDGQVLNFFKSCLINVQPNLMEWLTPTACIDNLQMLTKIEQQPLTEEQKLEEDINIYALTLLRRLYRLASITFDHSVQKYDTLLMDKVVTLAYMGHKRQRGPALKVLQQAISTNSPSHIRKDCPDVWTQYKANLQSTYYKRMLLLVAACDLDWTTQWNATIQFLGTDLHHGASLINNLLSVEEKAFKSTDPIIRRQAFLSWRLLIDNFALDHQELATARRIKLLCIPLNAKNSKTELIALTKLEVWWHLIIKLYKDIIKFVSPVITQFLNYCFGPLGDTPLLSSKFDVVASPGKRFFKTKMIAVDALCQLLVSKEDLFTVCSPMLEERLPQAISCEVFQECSKSILHSIAEAILILGQLTDKEMQNRFQLGKILWTSLMTYIRSVKGETKDHLYRDVILVVIELGNHIDKLMVRDMIFNVILPDINRIIETTKIHDNALPELVLKFLTSPILDQVLKYILDYDSNTIKCLLERCISPEFTYSSSVLGFLETIMEDLKSVYDSHNEDNNELAYIEIWSIVAEILTKYIRNTEINGNHNFQVMKLVLSFPFNICLEDPELIKSQSSIWKTVYKEIELKSDFLMTMKPNEILLDTASMMQNYLNANKNCCTFIVNCLDALLSTLDYESLIAYDEIPSIMQLVLDVTTISFDNVQNSNSEITLKILSAMLITVYGHSSQRVVLYLRNCRSVIELILSSQITTLFKEVASTWECIVSIFKGLNKQLDGELLSMYKEAIVIAMNHANPDIKALTQSIFEIKDSLDSTAKCILDEIERPKEKSHPKSDSAMKRKTETGQMKEVRMAGSFLNRKSVITKSVPSKPPEKNDKIMLTLPEPDSQDYVYIKTDLKFDVNRLTEHQKETLKRKREDIPALYNDLSQSSSQNSQNLQQWFDIKTKHINEIDKVSNKKNDSTIQKPIDSDANKENKIEQEFSNATDKLVDNIRSNELDANIGENTIITKQNDTSTKKVKKDEFNVIEVDEEVDVEMIMTSVAKKLDFESRDEFPEEKTHERQSSPSMLDNIKRRRNSGMKLTLLKNDETVEAQKDPNATNVQKTLRVKTTQGKPGTNKQKSSDDDDNDIKENSNEDKKAIKRKYVSDTESDGSIQRRKRKLIASTKSLNDDGGETSRSSDNIFPGIDMDSVSQRVKNEISRLKIDMVFDCPAINRRRIKHLDEGEKEIVHGLRKYSTSDNKSFKWKSVDARSSEGFKRSPKGQDKNTKDVDDANQRVFKRRGRPSKHEFNKNDLDINKDVNKDINRDVSKDINKDVNKDINKDINKDVNKDVNKDKSVIKSDDTIDKVPELKNADTSLTHMIVISSEAQDINQIQEEEIDKDDLKSDSEVRSVELTEPSVHSQDEMEDIVESSQIPNVGLILDKMCGEKQCFIKIDKITNVQCPISSAKTSDAIVDKNYVPESIPMDCDDNNVPDPCEEVDETNPDSSAETKNTENVDKDSVQKADNSNTKNLISEAQKTVDNSLIKSTSVITFSSPRSNSKIFSKPKPFTGRAAHMLGLVTSQARFEGDNPPIVLEEESIKKLKTKDTENEISTSKKSMVKEMDKIGGPSGSRQEKIFSNMRSTDYSASSSSTYTFTTLKNDGEKLSFRLNKIASECLPMESSIDKENERTASPLREKDDLPILEWSSANPPSLTASPSASILKRNRSSLPEPELDISTPKRKRVSFADPPVSKEMGYEISVDSPQKAIRYSMTRIPTPRKDSPIKPPIKQSKIKLIPFDTENIIIEDDTQNENDTEVVERKNESLSKISESYSEISDTDEQIPDNFIESSNVTDANSCTRIEIIDELGLAQEIEVTTDALVTEDNSLQQSTVNNQQSSLFENSDNVSPIDVGTEDSETQKDIFDGMDAKADVTVMQTSNDDMNTVIHNNNSVESVKLNVTDDSVIAALPTKDDNSTNRTLEDTVDVENITELNSTVNTDEIFCEKPIRSSTQTTDNVAEQDTLPVTDSIFSSLVSTQDTRDQQASINAELDPELLDSTRPIYPSLSSCIEPIESILERLTYPLWKNNLSVYFANRNLQTIGDFARLSEREINRFPVKGKPKSEFVKKVLDHFSSTRKSQTELSNKKTNEVKQSPAKTTDKTPTVAPIAAVSHEMRSAIINEAITSTSLIRPIKDIANNLPTTDSPAEDSDKTESVTSDMDISMEPTISDNLDWSTLDTSKNDAQPSTKISIDAQILKPGISTDNAKSVPIPSSPSKSIATANQVASSSNANLEASVSAESSNAYDELLITHSSVGTNTDEIAMQPTVQKCTKSVASQMTLAELLDEIDVNQVMESACRRCSAEGIILQYKVKMAHLKEGDLLKETIRLLNLENKQQVNDASLKAACRACGINKVLLRLPDIFGHDKQFFDKVLKVYSKKLNIADGMNNLDFNQLKNAICKKCTSSEIIEILSERLKQEEQEGIKESVPELSSLDAMLQRLPMDVIISHTVANEELIPASVVLDIALQNNSSGDIAQALKQSPILARRVIDKLWTPQHTISHIEHDDISKESLLDIFKSVSSKLNAQELLNAYHEAMTSKLNDAKMDFKDEKR, encoded by the exons ATGGCCACGGCCACGGCCGCGAACTCGACCTTCTCGAAGATGCTGAAGGCTTTACGAGAGAACAATAATATCAACGAGAAGCGCGAGGCTTTAACCTATTTCGCCAG CCAAGCTAAAAAATTAGAGGCGAGTGGTGCTATTAAGGAAGAACGATACAAGGATATATGTAGGCTGGTGGTAGAAGCGTTCTGGAAGCACGATGGTATCTTGGAGATTGAGATTGAGGCACTCATTGTCAATGCATTCAATGCTGTTGTGCGAGAGTTCCGATCACACTCTTTACATCTTTTTGAATCATTGCTACAGACTGACCTAAGGACAAG attaaaaatatttaaactgatgGAGTTACTAGATGATACTGCTATTTCTGCAGTTGCCAATGACGGacaagttctaaatttttttaaaagttgctTGATTAATGTGCAGCCTAATTTAATGGAATGGTTAACGCCAACAGCATGCATTGATAATTTGCAAATGTTGACAAAGATTGAACAGCAGCCTTTGACAGAGGAGCAAAAGCTGGAGGAGGACATAAACATTTATGCTCTTACTCTTTTGAGAAGATTGTACAGACTAGCTTCAATAACGTTTGATCATAGTGTTCAAAAG TATGACACATTATTGATGGATAAGGTTGTAACATTGGCCTATATGGGACACAAGCGCCAACGTGGTCCCGCTTTGAAAGTTTTGCAACAAGCTATCTCGACTAATTCACCATCTCATATACGTAAAGATTGTCCTGACGTGTGGACACAATATAAAGCTAATTTGCAATCTACATATTATAAGCGCATGTTATTATTGGTAGCGGCATGCGATCTGGATTGGACTACACAATGGAATGCTACTATCCAGTTCCTTGGCACAGATCTTCATCATGGAGCCagtcttataaataatttgctgAGTGTCGAGGAAAAGGCCTTTAAATCTACCGATCCTATTATACGCAG ACAAGCTTTCCTTTCATGGAGACTACTAATTGACAATTTTGCGTTAGATCATCAAGAACTTGCTACTGCCAGAAGAATAAAACTACTCTGTATTCCATTAAACGCAAAAAATAGTAAAACTGAATTAATTGCATTGACAAAGTTAGAAGTTTGGTGgcacttaattattaaattatataaagatatcaTAAAATTTGTTAGTCCTGTTATCACACAATTTTTGAACTATTGCTTTGGACCACTTGGGGATACGCCACTACTTTCTTCCAAATTTGATGTTGTTGCCTCTCCAGGCAAAAGattttttaagacaaaaatGATTGCTGTGGATGCCTTGTGTCAGTTACTGGTCTCAAAGGAAGATCTTTTTACAGTTTGTTCTCCAATGTTAGAAGAAAGACTCCCTCAAGCTATATCTTGTGAGGTGTTTCAAGAATGTTCAAAAAGCATTCTTCATAGTATAGCGGAAGCCATACTCATTCTTGGTCAACTTACGGACAAAGAAATGCAAAATCGTTTTCAGCTTGGTAAAATATTATGGACAAGTTTAATGACATATATACGGAGCGTTAAAGGCGAAACAAAG GACCATCTATATAGAGATGTGATACTAGTTGTAATTGAATTGGGAAACCATATAGATAAGCTCATGGTGAGGGATatgatatttaatgtaattttgccAGATATTAATCGCATTATTGAGACAACTAAAATTCATGATAATGCATTGCCAGAAttggtattaaaatttttaacatctcCGATACTTGATCAAGTGCTGAAGTACATCTT GGATTATGACAGTAATACAATCAAGTGCCTTCTGGAGCGATGTATTAGTCCAGAATTTACATATTCCTCAAGTGTGCTTGGATTTCTGGAAACGATAATGGAAGATCTAAAATCAGTATATGACTCACATAATGA agataataatgaattagcTTACATAGAAATATGGTCTATAGTAGCggaaatattgacaaaatacataagaaatacTGAAATCAATGGAAACCATAATTTTCAAGTTATGAAATTGGTTTTGTCATTTCCATTTAATATATGTCTTGAAGATCCTGAACtg ataaaaaGTCAATCGTCAATATGGAAAACTGTATATAAAGAAATTGAATTGAAATCGGATTTCTTAATGACAATGAAACCAAATGAAATCTTACTGGATACTGCAAGCATGATGCAGAATTATTTAAATGCGAACAAAAATTGTTGTACTTTTATTGTAAACTGCTTAGATGCTTTATTAAGCACTCTTGATTATGAATCTTTGATAG CTTATGATGAAATTCCATCCATTATGCAACTAGTGCTAGACGTTACAACAATTTCTTTTGATAATGTACAAAATTCTAATTCCGAGataactttgaaaatattatcaGCTATGCTTATCACCGTATATGGACATAGTTCGCAAAGAGTAGTGTTATATCTGCGTAATTGTAGATCAGTAATTGAACTTATACTTTCGTCGCAGATAACGACTCTTTTTAAAGAA GTTGCAAGTACATGGGAATGCATAGTCAGTATTTTTAAAGGACTTAATAAACAATTAGATGGTGAACTCTTATCGATGTACAAAGAAGCAATTGTAATAGCCATGAACCATGCTAATCCCGATATAAAAGCTTTGACGCAATCTATTTTTGAGATTAAAGACAGCTTGGACAGTACCGCTAAGTGCATTTTAGATGAAATAGAAAGGCCAAAAGAAAAATCCCATCCAAAGTCTGACAGCGCTATGAAGAGGAAAACAGAGACAGGACAAATGAAAGAGGTGCGTATGGCTGGGAGTTTTTTGAATAGAAAGTCAGTTATCACGAAATCAGTACCCAGTAAACCACCTGAGAAGAACGATAAAATTATGCTTACGCTACCTGAACCTGATTCGCAA GATTATGTGTACATAAAAACAGATCTGAAATTTGACGTTAATCGTTTGACTGAGCATCAAAAAGAAActttaaagagaaagagagaagatatACCAGCGTTATATAACGATCTTTCTCAATCGTCTTCGCAAAACTCTCAAAACTTGCAACAATGGTTTGATATTAAAACCAAGCATATTAACGAGATTGATAAAGTCAGCAATAAAAAGAACGACTCGACAATACAGAAACCTATTGATAGCGATGCTAACAAGGAGAACAAGATTGAGCAGGAATTTTCTAATGCAACAGACAAGCTAGTTGACAATATTCGTAGTAATGAATTGGATgcaaatattggagaaaatacAATCATTACTAAGCAAAATGACACTTCAACGAAAAAAGTTAAGAAAGATGAATTTAACGTGATAGAAGTAGACGAAGAAGTGGATGTTGAAATGATAATGACATCTGTTGCGAAAAAGTTGGATTTTGAATCACGGGATGAGTTTCCTGAGGAGAAAACGCATGAACGACAATCATCCCCATCGATGTTGGATAATATTAAACGACGACGTAATAGTGGGATGAAATTGACCTTATTGAAAAATGACGAAACTGTTGAGGCTCAAAAAGATCCTAATGCAACAAATGTACAAAAAACATTGAGAGTGAAGACTACTCAGGGAAAACCTGGTACAAATAAACAGAAGTCGTCAGATGATGATGACaatgatattaaagaaaattctaaTGAAGATAAGAAAGCTATTAAACGTAAGTACGTGTCGGATACTGAATCGGATGGAAGTATTCAACGTCGAAAACGAAAATTAATTGCATCTACTAAGAGTCTTAATGACGATGGTGGTGAAACATCGCGAAGCAGCGATAACATTTTTCCAGGTATAGACATGGATAGTGTGAGTCAACGtgtgaaaaatgaaatatcTCGTCTAAAGATCGATATGGTATTTGATTGTCCTGCAATAAATCGTCGtcgaataaaacatttagaTGAAGGTGAGAAAGAGATAGTACATGGATTGAGGAAATACTCGACATCCGATAATAAGAGCTTTAAATGGAAATCTGTGGATGCAAGATCTTCAGAAGGATTTAAGAGATCTCCAAAAGGGCAGGATAAAAATACGAAAGATGTAGACGATGCAAATCAAAGAGTATTTAAGAGACGAGGTAGACCAAGCAAACAcgagtttaataaaaatgacttGGATATTAATAAAGATGTTAATAAAGACATTAATAGAGACGTTAGTAAAGACATTAATAAAGACGTCAATAAGGACATTAATAAGGATATTAATAAGGACGTCAATAAAGAcgttaataaagataaaagtgttataaaatcTGATGATACTATTGATAAGGTACCTGAATTGAAAAATGCTGACACAAGTTTGACTCATATGATTGTAATATCCAGTGAAGCACAGGATATTAACCAAATTCAAGAAGAGGAAATTGATAAAGATGATTTGAAATCTGATTCAGAAGTAAGATCTGTAGAACTTACAGAGCCAAGCGTACACAGTCAAGATGAGATGGAGGATATCGTCGAAAGTTCACAAATTCCTAACGTTGGtttaatattagataaaatGTGCGGCGAGAAACAGTGCTTCATTAAGATTGATAAAATAACTAATGTCCAATGTCCAATTAGTTCTGCTAAAACTTCTGATGCGATTGTTGACAAAAATTATGTACCTGAATCTATCCCCATGGATTGCGATGATAATAACGTACCTGATCCATGTGAAGAAGTAGATGAAACTAATCCTGACAGTAGTGCCGAGACAAAGAACACAGAAAACGTAGATAAAGACTCTGTTCAAAAAGCTGATAATTCTAATACGAAGAATTTAATTTCAGAAGCTCAGAAGACAGTCGACAACTCATTGATTAAATCTACAAGTGTGATTACCTTTTCTTCGCCAAGAAGTAATAGCAAGATATTTTCTAAACCGAAACCATTTACAGGACGTGCCGCTCATATGCTAGGTTTAGTCACGAGTCAGGCGCGATTTGAGGGTGATAATCCACCCATTGTATTAGAGGaggaatctataaaaaaattaaaaacgaagGACACGGAAAACGAAATATCAACGAGTAAAAAGTCAATGGTTAAAGAAATGGATAAAATAGGTGGACCTTCTGGTAGTCGGCAAGAAAAGATTTTCAGCAACATGAGATCGACTGATTATTCCGCATCCTCCTCGTCTACATACACGTTCACTACTTTGAAAAACGATGGCGAGAAGCTTTCGTTTAGATTGAATAAGATTGCATCAGAATGTTTACCAATGGAAAGTTCAATTGACAAGGAAAATGAAAGGACTGCGTCGCCATTGCGTGAAAAGGATGATTTACCGATATTGGAATGGTCAAGCGCTAATCCACCTTCGTTAACTGCATCACCGAGCGCTAGCATTCTTAAACGTAATCGGTCGAGTCTACCGGAACCAGAATTAGACATTTCAACTCCCAAG cGAAAGCGAGTAAGTTTTGCAGATCCACCGGTGTCGAAAGAGATGGGTTATGAAATCTCTGTGGACTCTCCACAAAAAGCGATTAGATATTCGATGACACGCATTCCCACGCCGAGGAAGGATTCCCCGATCAAACCCCCCATTAAACAATCCAAAATTAAGCTTATACCATTTGACACAGAGAACATAATAATTGAAGATGATACTCAAAATGAAAACGACACTGAagttgttgaaagaaaaaatgagtcattatcaaaaatatctgaATCATATTCAGAAATTTCAGATACTGATGAGCAAATACCTGACAATTTTATAGAAAGTAGTAATGTTACTGATGCGAATTCCTGTACGAGGATTGAGATTATCGACGAATTAGGATTAGCGCAGGAAATTGAGGTAACCACGGATGCACTTGTCACAGAAGATAACAGTCTTCAACAGTCAACAGTCAACAATCAACAATcttcattatttgaaaattctGACAATGTTTCGCCAATAGATGTCGGAACGGAAGATTCCGAAACGCAGAAAGACATCTTTGATGGAATGGACGCTAAGGCCGATGTCACTGTAATGCAGACGAGTAACGATGACATGAATACAGTCatccataataataattcggTGGAGTCTGTCAAACTAAATGTAACCGATGATTCTGTGATAGCGGCTTTACCTACCAAAGACGACAATTCGACAAATAGGACACTAGAGGATACTGTAGACGTTGAGAACATTACCGAATTGAATTCCACTGTAAATACGGATGAGATATTCTGTGAAAAACCGATACGCAGCAGTACGCAAACGACAGACAACGTGGCGGAACAGGATACCTTGCCGGTAACGGACTCCATATTTTCGAGTTTAGTCTCGACACAAGATACTCGAGATCAACAGGCTTCAATTAATGCAGAACTTGATCCCGAATTGCTGGACTCCACGCGGCCTATTTATCCATCGCTGTCGTCGTGTATAGAACCTATCGAAAGTATTCTCGAACGATTGACTTATCCTCTTTGGAAGAATAATTTAAGTGTGTATTTCGCAAATAGAAATCTGCAGACAATCGGCGATTTTGCTCGGCTGTCGGAACGTGAGATTAATAGATTTCCCGTGAAAGGTAAACCAAAGTCTGAATTTGTGAAGAAAGTATTGGATCATTTCAGCAGCACACGCAAGTCGCAAACGGAGCTCTCCAACAAGAAGACAAACGAAGTGAAACAATCACCTGCTAAAACGACGGACAAAACACCAACTGTTGCACCAATTGCTGCAGTATCTCATGAAATGAGATCTGCGATAATTAATGAAGCTATAACTAGTACGTCACTTATCCGACCTATCAAAGATATAGCCAATAATCTGCCAACAACAGACTCGCCTGCAGAAGACTCGGATAAAACCGAGTCAGTTACTAGTGATATGGATATTTCAATGGAACCCACGATTTCAGACAATCTTGATTGGTCAACCTTAGACACTTCTAAGAATGATGCACAGCCAAGTACGAAGATATCTATTGATGCTCAAATTTTAAAGCCTGGAATATCTACAGATAATGCTAAATCCGTGCCAATCCCTTCATCGCCCTCTAAAAGCAT tgcaaCTGCGAATCAAGTAGCATCATCTTCAAATGCTAACCTAGAGGCATCAGTTTCTGCCGAATCTTCAAATGCATATGATGAACTTCTGATCACACACTCTTCTGTTGGTACCAATACGGACGAAATAGCTATGCAGCCGACTGTTCAAAAATGCACAAAATCCGTTGCATCTCAAATGACACTTGCAGAATTACTAGACGAAATCGACGTGAACCAGGTAATGGAAAGTGCATGTAGAAGATGCAGTGCCGAGGGAATCATTCTTCAATATaag GTAAAAATGGCACATTTGAAGGAGGGAGATTTGTTGAAGGAAACAATCAGATTGCTCAATTTGGAAAACAAACAACAAGTCAATGATGCATCGTTGAAGGCAGCCTGTCGCGCGTGCGGCATTAACAAAGTTCTTCTTAGATTGCCTGACATTTTTGGTCACGACAAACAATTCTTCGACAAGGTGCTTAAAGTATATAGCAAGAAGCTCAATATAGCCGATGGCATGaataatttagattttaatCAGTTAAAAAACGCGATATGCAAAAAGTGCACATCATCCGAAATTATTGAGATATTGTCGGAGAGATTGAAGCAGGAAGAGCAAGAAGGTATCAAAGAATCCGTGCCGGAATTGTCGAGTTTGGATGCTATGTTGCAAAGATTGCCCATGGACGTGATTATTAGTCATACTGTAGCGAACGAGGAGCTTATTCCGGCGTCAGTAGTTCTGGACATTGCTTTGCAAAACAACAGCTCGGGAGATATAGCACAAGCGTTAAAGCAGTCTCCTATCCTGGCTAGACGCGTTATAGACAAACTGTGGACACCCCAACATACGATCTCGCATATCGAACATGATGATATATCTAAAGAAAGTTTGCTCGATATATTTAAGAGTGTATCTTCTAAACTGAATGCGCAAGAACTGCTAAATGCGTATCACGAAGCTATGACGAGCAAACTTAATGACGCAAAGATGGATTTTAAGGACGAGAAACGATAA